One genomic region from Clostridiales bacterium encodes:
- a CDS encoding ABC transporter ATP-binding protein/permease: MLELKNIVKDYIVADEKVHALKGVSLSFRESEFVSILGPSGCGKTTLLNIIGGLDHYTDGDLVIDGVSTKNYTDRDWDTYRNHRIGFVFQSYNLIPHQTISENVELALNISGVEKSERVRRAHEALDKVGLAGLYHKKPNQLSGGQMQRVAIARALVNNPEILLADEPTGALDSETSVQIMDLIREVAQECLVIMVTHNPELAERYSTRIVKLLDGEVLSDSDPFDAESEPKQTADENTDKNTTDEAAEQPTDEISAPAKKPKKNVSKKSRLTFWSAFKLSGKNLLSKLKRTILVCFAGSIGIIGVATVLAVSSGVQGFIHDMQDDMLSGNPVTISTEALDMEALMSGMMTTEKAEALKDNTDTKEGINVQGLIAELAKRGSSVESSIIKNNIKNEYLDYVKAMPEEYYRAINATYGINLSNNLYTDFDLEEYGNTKLSLTTALAMYTDLLGQTEFKSYSSYIPMFTEKFSQLPGDEEFVLSQYDIVSDPSKSKFPTEANEIMIVVNSDYALADLTLAQFGYLSQAQFLNMAYGAVKDLPDNESSAEKYDENLEVPSITYDALMDKTFTWYPNDTIFGNVRAIDLPVANGGTTTQWMGSYYGTAGEDWKGGIDLKVTAVLRRKDSVSYGCLNSGFYHTQKLTEKVIESGMKSEIVKLAKSKELSSIQCYEMGGVRYGITFNYKYHHDGEEHTGTSLVGGQDMMSQMLSMMQGAAGNSTSESAVKSYALMLYELGGVDTPNQIAIYPTNFDYKDNVTEYLDKWNDLDGEIIVNGDSITDREEIKYTDNLELIINMVNDFIEIITIALVAFTALSLVVSTVMIAIITYVSVIERIKEIGVIRSLGGRKRDVSALFIAETFIIGGTSGVIGIAVTYLISLIINLIVGSLVGIYTIASLPILSAVIMIAISIVLTLISGLIPARLAAKKDPVEALRSE; this comes from the coding sequence ATGCTTGAATTAAAGAATATCGTTAAAGACTATATTGTAGCCGACGAAAAGGTCCACGCATTAAAGGGCGTGAGCCTGTCGTTCCGCGAGAGCGAGTTCGTGTCGATACTCGGTCCGTCGGGCTGCGGCAAGACCACGCTCTTAAACATTATCGGCGGGCTCGACCACTACACCGACGGCGATCTCGTCATCGACGGCGTGAGCACCAAGAACTACACCGACCGCGATTGGGATACGTACCGCAACCACCGCATAGGCTTCGTGTTCCAGTCGTACAACCTTATCCCGCACCAAACCATATCCGAGAACGTCGAGCTCGCGCTCAACATCTCGGGCGTGGAAAAATCGGAGCGCGTGCGCCGCGCTCACGAAGCGCTCGACAAGGTCGGGCTGGCGGGCTTGTATCATAAAAAACCCAACCAGCTCTCGGGCGGACAAATGCAGCGCGTGGCTATTGCGCGCGCGCTCGTCAACAATCCCGAAATACTCTTAGCCGACGAGCCGACGGGCGCGCTCGACAGCGAAACGTCCGTGCAGATAATGGACCTTATCCGCGAGGTCGCGCAGGAATGCCTAGTAATAATGGTAACGCACAACCCCGAGCTCGCCGAACGCTATTCCACGCGCATAGTCAAGCTTCTCGATGGCGAGGTGCTGTCAGACAGCGACCCGTTCGACGCGGAAAGCGAACCGAAGCAAACCGCGGACGAAAACACAGACAAGAACACCACGGACGAAGCGGCGGAGCAGCCTACGGACGAAATCTCCGCTCCCGCTAAAAAGCCCAAGAAGAACGTTTCGAAAAAATCAAGGCTCACGTTTTGGAGCGCGTTCAAGCTTTCGGGGAAGAACCTACTTTCCAAACTCAAGCGCACGATACTCGTTTGCTTTGCCGGCTCTATCGGTATAATCGGCGTTGCGACGGTGCTTGCGGTATCGTCGGGCGTGCAGGGCTTCATACACGATATGCAGGACGATATGCTTTCGGGCAACCCCGTAACGATAAGCACCGAGGCGCTCGATATGGAAGCGCTTATGTCGGGCATGATGACGACCGAAAAGGCGGAAGCGTTAAAGGACAACACGGATACCAAAGAGGGTATCAACGTTCAGGGGCTTATCGCCGAGCTTGCCAAGCGCGGATCGTCGGTGGAGTCGTCCATTATTAAGAACAATATAAAGAACGAGTATCTCGACTACGTTAAGGCTATGCCCGAGGAGTATTACAGGGCAATCAACGCAACGTACGGCATCAATCTTTCCAATAACCTGTATACCGATTTCGATCTGGAAGAATACGGCAACACCAAGCTCTCGCTGACGACGGCTCTTGCCATGTATACCGATCTATTGGGGCAGACCGAGTTCAAGTCGTATTCGTCGTACATACCCATGTTCACGGAAAAGTTCTCGCAGCTGCCCGGCGACGAGGAGTTTGTGCTTTCGCAGTACGACATAGTGTCCGATCCGAGCAAGAGCAAGTTCCCCACCGAAGCGAACGAGATAATGATAGTCGTAAACAGCGACTACGCGCTTGCCGACCTTACGCTCGCGCAGTTCGGGTATTTAAGCCAAGCACAGTTTTTGAATATGGCATACGGCGCGGTCAAGGATCTGCCCGATAACGAATCCTCCGCCGAGAAGTACGATGAGAATCTCGAAGTGCCGTCTATCACCTACGACGCGCTCATGGATAAAACGTTCACTTGGTATCCCAACGATACGATATTCGGCAACGTTCGCGCAATAGACCTTCCCGTGGCTAACGGTGGCACGACCACGCAGTGGATGGGTTCGTACTACGGCACCGCGGGCGAGGATTGGAAAGGTGGTATCGATCTCAAAGTTACGGCGGTGCTCAGACGCAAGGACAGCGTTTCGTACGGCTGTTTGAACAGCGGGTTCTATCACACGCAAAAGCTTACCGAAAAGGTCATCGAAAGCGGCATGAAGTCGGAAATCGTCAAGCTCGCAAAGTCGAAAGAACTTTCGAGCATTCAGTGCTACGAAATGGGTGGCGTGCGCTACGGCATAACCTTTAATTATAAGTATCACCACGACGGCGAGGAGCATACCGGCACGTCGCTCGTTGGCGGTCAGGACATGATGTCGCAAATGCTCAGCATGATGCAGGGCGCGGCGGGCAACTCGACGAGCGAGAGCGCGGTCAAGTCGTATGCGCTCATGCTGTACGAGCTCGGCGGCGTCGATACGCCCAATCAGATCGCGATATACCCGACAAACTTCGACTACAAAGACAACGTTACCGAGTATCTCGATAAATGGAACGACCTCGACGGGGAAATAATCGTAAACGGCGATTCTATTACCGACAGGGAAGAAATCAAGTATACCGATAATCTCGAACTTATTATCAATATGGTAAACGACTTTATCGAGATAATCACGATCGCGCTAGTCGCGTTCACCGCGCTGTCGCTTGTAGTGTCCACCGTCATGATAGCGATCATCACCTACGTATCGGTCATCGAGCGCATAAAGGAGATAGGCGTTATTCGAAGCCTCGGCGGCAGGAAGCGCGACGTTTCCGCGCTGTTCATTGCCGAAACGTTCATTATCGGTGGAACGTCGGGCGTTATCGGCATTGCCGTTACCTATTTGATCTCGCTCATAATCAACCTTATAGTAGGTAGTCTCGTCGGCATTTACACGATAGCGTCGCTGCCCATACTTTCGGCGGTCATAATGATAGCGATAAGTATAGTTCTTACGCTCATATCCGGTCTTATCCCCGCGCGGCTCGCCGCTAAGAAAGACCCCGTCGAAGCGCTGCGGAGCGAATAA
- the rbsK gene encoding ribokinase, with product MIYVLGSINNDISIEVERFPKKGETLIADGCQMGLGGKGANQAVAIARLAQRGGSGIKSVKMVGQVGKDAVGAELIKRMDELEVDTTFVDRVNRSTGTAIVTVCGKDNRIMVYSGANLGLSKTDVDEALMNATSADTLVCQLEVPMYVVGYALRKAHSLGMTTILNPAPAKELPKDFYPNIDIIIPNETETEILTGIDPKDEASRVAALREFHARGVHYVVITLGANGSVISDDDRIYAHIPAIKTNVVDTTGAGDTFVGALALTYPHVGMYSFKEACMFATKASSITVSRRGAAESIPSFKEVCELYSNIIGNRA from the coding sequence ATGATATACGTATTAGGCAGTATCAATAACGATATTTCGATTGAGGTCGAGCGGTTCCCCAAAAAGGGCGAAACGCTCATTGCAGACGGCTGCCAAATGGGCTTGGGCGGCAAGGGCGCGAATCAGGCGGTAGCGATAGCGCGGCTCGCGCAGCGCGGCGGCTCTGGCATTAAGTCGGTCAAGATGGTGGGGCAGGTCGGCAAGGACGCCGTGGGCGCCGAGCTCATCAAGCGCATGGACGAGCTCGAAGTCGACACCACGTTTGTGGACAGAGTAAACCGCAGCACGGGCACGGCGATAGTGACGGTCTGCGGCAAGGATAACAGAATAATGGTTTACAGCGGCGCCAACCTCGGGCTCAGCAAGACGGACGTCGACGAAGCGCTCATGAACGCGACGAGCGCGGACACTCTCGTTTGCCAGCTCGAAGTCCCGATGTACGTGGTCGGGTACGCGCTTAGAAAGGCGCACTCGCTCGGCATGACTACAATACTCAATCCCGCGCCCGCAAAAGAGCTGCCCAAAGATTTCTATCCCAATATCGATATAATAATTCCCAACGAGACCGAGACCGAGATACTCACGGGCATAGATCCCAAGGACGAAGCGAGTCGGGTCGCGGCGCTCCGCGAATTCCACGCGCGCGGTGTGCATTACGTAGTAATAACGCTCGGCGCGAACGGTTCGGTCATTTCCGACGACGACAGGATCTACGCGCACATCCCCGCGATAAAGACCAACGTCGTCGACACGACGGGCGCGGGCGATACGTTCGTCGGCGCGCTCGCGCTTACCTATCCGCACGTGGGAATGTACTCGTTCAAGGAAGCGTGTATGTTCGCGACCAAGGCGTCGTCTATCACCGTGTCAAGACGCGGCGCGGCGGAGAGCATACCCTCGTTTAAAGAGGTGTGCGAGTTGTACAGTAATATAATAGGGAACAGGGCGTAG
- a CDS encoding Na/Pi cotransporter family protein encodes MEVVVSVLSLIAGLGVLMIGMRMLSEGLERSAGKGMRKLFGKISNNRFAGIGVGAVATVLVNSSAATTVMVIGFVNAGLMTLFQATSIIMGANIGTTLTGVIIALSGFNISSYFAILAFIGVIMMMFFKNDTVKKVGSAIAGLGLMFVGLGSMSGAFKNDVISAGLQHLFRVVDFPLVLILIGLVFTALFQSSAAMTALVVTMAAPVNGGAPIIPMASALFVILGTNIGTCVTAQIASIGASTNAKRTALIHLLFNVIGTTIFTIFIWIFTDGVVWLFEHLSSNAQMQVALFHVFFNVLTTLLLVPFIKPLTVLASRLVREKRGGDEEAPHTYFIDERFLQTPPIAVAQVKREVDHMADMAKANLKRAMVAVLTLDVSERDKVAREEERINFINKGVTKYLIKLSSQSLTRSDEKVVGTLHHVVGDIERIADHAENFMEDAENMRENDCAFTQDAKDEIEDMYDKVMTMFDEAMYIFENGAVDRLNAFAEREQEVDMTKRLLGNNHITRLNAGGCTVESGTHFYSIISALERIADHLTNIAFSIKSPSGSQREAMEKIADEQKRRSSARKKSGESLVKSAAVDPQSEDESK; translated from the coding sequence TTGGAAGTCGTAGTCAGTGTTTTGTCGCTAATAGCCGGGTTGGGCGTGCTCATGATAGGCATGAGGATGCTCAGCGAGGGATTGGAACGCAGCGCCGGTAAGGGTATGCGTAAGCTGTTCGGTAAGATCAGCAACAATCGGTTTGCCGGCATCGGTGTCGGCGCGGTCGCGACCGTGCTCGTCAACTCGTCGGCGGCGACTACCGTTATGGTCATTGGTTTCGTCAATGCGGGGCTTATGACGCTTTTTCAAGCGACTTCTATCATCATGGGCGCGAACATAGGTACTACGCTTACGGGCGTTATTATCGCGCTGTCCGGCTTTAACATAAGCTCGTACTTCGCCATTCTTGCGTTTATCGGCGTCATCATGATGATGTTCTTTAAGAACGACACCGTTAAGAAAGTCGGCTCGGCGATAGCCGGTCTCGGGCTTATGTTCGTCGGCTTGGGAAGCATGAGCGGCGCGTTCAAGAATGACGTCATTTCGGCGGGGTTGCAGCACTTATTCCGCGTTGTCGATTTCCCGCTCGTGCTCATACTTATCGGTTTGGTATTTACCGCGCTGTTCCAGTCGTCGGCGGCGATGACGGCGCTCGTCGTTACCATGGCGGCGCCCGTAAACGGCGGCGCGCCCATTATTCCCATGGCGAGCGCACTGTTCGTCATACTCGGCACGAACATAGGCACTTGCGTGACCGCGCAGATAGCGTCTATCGGCGCGAGCACCAACGCCAAGCGCACGGCGCTCATTCACTTGCTGTTCAACGTTATCGGCACGACGATATTTACTATATTTATTTGGATATTCACCGACGGCGTGGTGTGGCTGTTCGAGCATTTGAGCAGCAACGCGCAAATGCAGGTCGCGCTTTTCCACGTGTTCTTCAACGTGCTCACGACCCTTCTTCTCGTTCCGTTCATCAAGCCGCTTACTGTTCTCGCGTCGCGGCTCGTGCGCGAAAAGCGCGGCGGCGACGAGGAAGCGCCGCATACGTACTTTATCGACGAGCGGTTCTTGCAAACGCCGCCCATTGCGGTCGCGCAGGTCAAGCGCGAGGTCGATCACATGGCTGACATGGCGAAAGCCAATCTCAAACGCGCCATGGTCGCGGTGCTCACGCTCGACGTAAGCGAGCGCGACAAGGTAGCGCGCGAGGAAGAACGCATTAACTTTATCAATAAAGGCGTAACGAAGTATCTTATCAAGCTTTCGTCGCAGTCGCTCACGCGTTCTGACGAGAAGGTCGTGGGTACGCTCCATCACGTGGTGGGCGACATAGAGCGTATAGCCGACCATGCCGAGAACTTCATGGAAGACGCCGAGAATATGCGCGAAAACGACTGCGCGTTCACGCAGGACGCAAAAGACGAGATCGAGGATATGTACGACAAGGTCATGACCATGTTCGACGAGGCTATGTACATTTTCGAGAACGGCGCGGTCGATCGGCTGAACGCGTTCGCCGAGCGCGAGCAGGAAGTCGACATGACCAAACGCTTGCTCGGCAATAACCATATTACGCGGCTCAACGCGGGCGGCTGTACCGTCGAGAGCGGCACGCATTTCTATTCGATAATCAGCGCGCTCGAACGTATCGCCGACCATCTTACTAACATAGCGTTCTCCATTAAGTCGCCGTCGGGCTCACAGCGCGAGGCGATGGAGAAGATAGCGGACGAGCAGAAGCGCAGGTCGTCGGCGCGCAAAAAAAGCGGCGAGAGCCTTGTTAAGTCTGCCGCGGTCGACCCCCAAAGCGAGGATGAGAGCAAATGA
- a CDS encoding SIMPL domain-containing protein (The SIMPL domain is named for its presence in mouse protein SIMPL (signalling molecule that associates with mouse pelle-like kinase). Bacterial member BP26, from Brucella, was shown to assemble into a channel-like structure, while YggE from E. coli has been associated with resistance to oxidative stress.) — protein sequence MEKIITVTKTATKQVEPNKVRITVTARGEAGSYAQAVKIANEKCDKAKTALYTGGVNIRGGGITVGAVYDGAKVKGYRASRTLWIVLPREGEAVNKTTDELGKLDSDWRVSFEYAGNDKAELLAEAVKAAREDAEVIASAAGVKLGALVKTEYADGEHASPVMFKAARFGGDDVSPELITLSQTVVCGFEIE from the coding sequence ATGGAAAAAATCATTACTGTAACGAAAACGGCGACCAAACAGGTCGAACCCAACAAAGTACGAATAACGGTGACTGCGCGCGGCGAAGCGGGCAGCTACGCGCAAGCGGTGAAGATCGCTAACGAAAAATGCGACAAGGCTAAAACCGCATTGTATACGGGCGGCGTAAACATTCGCGGCGGCGGCATAACCGTGGGCGCGGTATACGACGGCGCTAAGGTAAAAGGCTACCGCGCGTCGCGCACGCTTTGGATAGTTCTGCCGCGCGAGGGCGAAGCGGTCAATAAAACGACCGACGAGCTCGGTAAGCTCGACAGCGATTGGCGCGTGTCGTTCGAGTACGCGGGCAACGATAAGGCCGAGCTTCTCGCCGAGGCGGTAAAAGCGGCAAGAGAGGACGCGGAAGTGATAGCATCTGCCGCGGGCGTAAAGCTTGGCGCGCTCGTAAAGACCGAGTATGCGGACGGCGAACACGCTTCCCCCGTCATGTTCAAAGCCGCGCGCTTCGGCGGCGACGACGTTTCACCCGAGCTCATAACCCTCAGCCAAACGGTCGTTTGCGGCTTCGAGATAGAGTAG
- the truA gene encoding tRNA pseudouridine(38-40) synthase TruA yields MRYKITIGYDGTEFCGWQHQPNGNSIQDALERAAFSLFGEKVCVVGSGRTDAGVHALAQIAHFDCEKVLELPRVVGGLNAYLPRSVRVSSAEYAESDFDARKSAKQKTYMYLLYIGAEQPVLSDRALRLPTEPDLARMKEQAGRLIGTHDFSTFMASGGGAKTFTRTVYDARFEKDGAFIKFFITANGFLYNMVRIIVAQLLKAGRGEQVDIAELINKKDRSFAKELAPAYGLYLHNVDYGVSDDR; encoded by the coding sequence ATGCGTTACAAAATCACGATAGGCTATGACGGAACGGAGTTCTGCGGCTGGCAGCACCAGCCGAACGGAAACAGTATTCAAGACGCGTTGGAGCGCGCCGCGTTTAGCCTGTTCGGGGAAAAGGTGTGCGTGGTCGGTTCGGGCAGAACGGACGCAGGCGTGCACGCGCTCGCGCAGATCGCGCACTTCGACTGCGAAAAGGTTTTAGAGCTTCCTCGCGTGGTCGGCGGGCTCAATGCGTACCTGCCGCGCTCTGTAAGAGTGAGCAGCGCCGAGTACGCGGAGAGCGACTTCGACGCGCGCAAGTCCGCCAAGCAAAAAACCTATATGTATCTATTATATATAGGCGCGGAACAGCCAGTGTTGAGCGACCGCGCGTTGCGGCTGCCGACAGAGCCCGATTTGGCGCGCATGAAAGAGCAGGCGGGTAGGCTTATCGGCACGCACGACTTTTCCACGTTCATGGCGTCTGGCGGCGGCGCTAAAACGTTCACGCGCACGGTTTACGACGCGAGGTTCGAAAAGGACGGCGCGTTTATCAAGTTCTTCATAACCGCAAACGGGTTTCTGTATAACATGGTTCGAATAATCGTAGCGCAGCTATTAAAAGCGGGGCGCGGCGAGCAAGTCGATATTGCCGAGCTTATTAATAAAAAAGACAGAAGCTTCGCTAAAGAATTAGCCCCTGCCTATGGTTTATATTTACACAATGTGGATTACGGTGTAAGCGATGACCGATAA
- a CDS encoding energy-coupling factor transporter transmembrane protein EcfT, with product MRDVTIGQYYPSNSIVHRADPRFKLVILVLYLVTVFFCESFFSFGFMTLFVLITIIMSRVPFLKVLKGLKMILALLIITTLLMMIFYVDADSAPLAEWGIFHIYLSGIYSAIKLGWRLLLLVLMPTVLTLTSTPTELCDGLESLLSPLKKLHFPVHELALIMSIALRLIPTLIEETDKIMNAQKARGAAFESRNPFKKIKAMIPVLVPLFVSAFRRADDLADAMDSRCYRGAKGRTRMKKLKCHVGDFIALLGWCAITVCILFLKYNWLGWGFISIIGL from the coding sequence ATGCGTGACGTAACGATAGGGCAGTACTACCCGTCAAACTCGATAGTCCACCGCGCCGACCCGCGGTTCAAGCTGGTAATACTCGTGCTGTATCTCGTAACGGTGTTCTTTTGTGAGAGCTTTTTCTCGTTCGGGTTCATGACCCTGTTCGTGCTCATAACCATAATCATGTCGCGCGTGCCGTTCCTGAAAGTGCTGAAAGGCTTGAAGATGATCCTCGCGCTTCTCATAATAACAACGCTGCTCATGATGATATTCTACGTCGACGCGGACAGCGCGCCGCTTGCCGAGTGGGGGATATTCCATATCTACCTGAGCGGTATCTACTCGGCGATTAAGCTCGGTTGGCGGCTACTATTGCTCGTGCTCATGCCGACGGTGCTCACGCTCACCTCTACGCCCACCGAATTGTGCGACGGGCTGGAAAGTCTGTTATCGCCGCTCAAAAAATTGCATTTCCCCGTGCACGAGCTCGCGCTCATAATGAGTATCGCACTTCGGCTTATCCCCACGCTCATCGAGGAAACGGACAAAATCATGAACGCGCAGAAAGCGCGCGGCGCGGCGTTCGAATCGCGCAACCCGTTCAAGAAGATAAAGGCTATGATCCCCGTGCTCGTGCCGTTGTTCGTATCGGCGTTCAGGCGCGCGGACGACCTCGCCGACGCAATGGACAGTCGTTGTTATCGCGGCGCAAAGGGCAGAACGCGCATGAAAAAGCTCAAATGCCACGTCGGCGATTTTATAGCCTTGCTCGGCTGGTGCGCGATCACCGTTTGTATACTTTTCCTTAAATATAACTGGCTCGGCTGGGGCTTTATATCAATTATCGGATTATAA